From Argopecten irradians isolate NY chromosome 3, Ai_NY, whole genome shotgun sequence:
ATTCCCTAGACTGGTCTTACCTTCATtaacagagagtcaggtaatataGGATGTGTATTCCCTAAACTGGTCTTACCTTCATTACCAGAGTCTCAGGTAATATAGGATGTGTAATTCCTAGACTGGtcccttgaccttcattaaaaCATATAGGTTATTATTGGGTGTATTCCCTAGACTGGTCTTACCTTCATtaacagagagtcaggtaatataGGATGTGTATTCCCTAGACTTGGTCTTACCTTCATTAACAGAGAGTCATGGTAATATAGGATGTGCTTACCCTTCATTATACAGAGAGTCAGGTACCTAGACTGGTCTTACCTTCATtaacagagagtcaggtaatataGGATGTGTATTCCCTAGACTGGTCCCTTACCCTTCATtaacagagagtcaggtaatataggatgtgtattccctagacatggtcttaccttcattaacagagagtcaggtaatataggatgtgtattccctagactggtcttaccttcattaacagagagtcaggtaatataggatgtgtattccctagactggtcttaccttcattaacagagagtcaggtaatataggatgtgtattccctagactggtcttaccttcattaacatgagagtcaggtaatataggatgtgtattccctagactggtcttaccttcattaacagagagtcaggtaatatatcaggatgtgtattccctagactggtcttaccttcattaacagagagtcaggtaatataggatgtgtattccctagactggtcttaccttcattaacagagagtcaggtaatataggatgtgtattccctagactggtcttatcttcattaacagagagtcaggtaatataggatgtgtattccctagactgggtcttaccttcattaacagagagagtcaggtaatataggatgtgtattccctagactggtcttaccttcattaacagagagtcaggtaatataGGATGTGTATGATTCCCTAGACTGGTCCTTACCTTCATtaacagagagtcaggtaatataggatgtgtattccctagactggtcttaccttcattaacagagagtcaggtaatataggatgtgtattccctagactggtcttaccttcattaacagagagtcaggtaatataggatgtgtattccctagactggtcttaccttcattaacagagagtcaggtaatattaggatgtgtattccctagactggtcttaccttcttcattaacagagagtcaggtaatataggatgtgtattccctagactggtcttaccttcattaacagagagtcaggtaatataggatgtgtattccctagactggtcttaccttcattaacagagagtcaggtaatataggatgtgtattccctagactggtcttaccttcattaacagagagtcaggtaatataggatgtgtattccctagactggtcttaccttcattaacagagagtcaggtaatataggatgtgtattccctagactggtcttaccttcattaacagagagtcaggtaatataggatgtgtattccctagactggtcttaccttcattaacagagagtcaggtaatataggatgtgtattccctagactggtcttaccttcattaacagagagtcaggtaatataggatgtgtattccctacgactggtcttaccttcattaacagagagtcaggtaatataggatgtgtattccctagactggtcttaccttcattaacagagagtcaggtaatataggatgtgtattccctagactggtcttaccttcattaacagagagtcaggtaatataGGATGTGTATTCCCTAGACTGGTCTTACCTTCATTAACAGAGAGATCCCAGTAATATAGGATGTGTATTCCCTAGACTGGTCTTACCTTCATtaacagagagtcaggtaatataggatgtgtattccctagactggtcttaccttcattaacagagagtcaggtaatataggatgtgtattccctagactggtcttaccttcattaacagagagtcaggtaatataggatgtgtattccctagactggtcttaccttcattaacagagagtcaggtaatataggatgtgtattccctagactggtcttaccttcattaacagagagtcaggtaatataggatgtgtattccctagactggtcttaccttcattaacagagagtcaggtaatataggatgtgtattccctagactggtcttaccttcattaacagagagtcaggtaatataggatgtgtattccctagactggtcttaccttcattaacagagagtcaggtaatataggatgtgtattccctagactggtcttaccttcattaacagagagtcaggtaatataGGATGTGTATTCCCTAGACTGGTCTTACCTTCATAAaacagagagtcaggtaatataGGATGTGTATTCCCTAGACTGGTCTTACCTTCATTACAGAGGAGAGTCAGGTAATATAGGATGTGTATTCCCTAGACTGGTCTTACCTTCAtaacagagagtcaggtaatataggatgtgtattccctagactggtcttaccttcattaacagagagtcaggtaatataggatgtgtattacctagactggtcttaccttcattaacagagagtcaggtaatataggatgtgtattccctagacttggtcttaccttcattaacagagagtcaggtaatataGGATGTGTATTCCCTAGACTGGTCTTACCTTCATTAACCAGAGAGTCAGGTAATAATAGTATGTGTATTCCCTAGACTGGTCTTACCTTCATtaacagagagtcaggtaatataGAATGTGTATTCCCTAGACTGGTCTTACCTTTCTTTAACAGAGGAGTCAGGTAATATAGGATGTGTATTCCCTAGACTGGTCTTACCTTCATtaacagagagtcaggtaatataggatgtgtattccctagactggtcttaccttcattaacagagagtcaggtaatataggatgtgtattccctagactggtcttaccttcattaacagagagtcaggtaatataggatgtgtattccctagactggtcttaccttcattaacagagagtcaggtaatataggatgtgtattccctagaactggtcttaccttcattaacagagagtcaggtaatataggatgtgtattccctagactggtcttaccttcattaacagagagtcaggtaatataggatgtgtattccctagactggtcttaccttcattaacagagagtcaggtaatataggatgtgtattccctagactggtcttaccttcattaacagagagtcaggtaaatataggatgtgtattccctagactggtcttaccttcattaacagagagtcaggtaatataggatgtgtattccctagactggtcttaccttcattaacagagagtcaggtaatataGGATGTGTATTCCCTAGACTGGTCCTTACCTTCTTACCTAGTCAGGTAATATAGATGTGTATATCCTAGAGACCTTCATtaacagagagtcaggtaatataggatgtgtattccctagactggttcttaccttcattaacagagagtcaggtaatataGGATGTGTATTCCCTAGACTGGTCTTACCTTGTTAGACAGGTACTATAGGATGTGTATTCCCCTGGTCTTAACCTTTGTtaacagagagtcaggtaatataGGATGTGTATTCCCTAGACTGGTCCTTACCTTTCATTAACAGATAGTCAGGTAATATAGGATGTGTATTCCCTAGACTGGTCTTACCTTCATtaacagagagtcaggtaatataggatgtgtattccctagactggtcttaccttcattaacagagagtcaggtaatataggatgtgtattccctagactggtcttaccttcattaacagagagtcaggtaatataggatgtgtattccctagactggtcttaccttcattaacagagagtcaggtaatataggatgtgtattccctagactggtcttaccttcattaacagagagtcaggtaatataggatgtgtattccctagactggttcttaccttcattaacagagagtcaggtaatataggatgtgtattccctagactggtcttaccttcattacagagagtcaggtaatataGGATGTGTATTCCCTAACAGAGACTGGTCTTACCTTTCATtaacagagagtcaggtaatataggatgtgtattccctagactgtcttaccttcattaacagagagtcaggttaatataggatgtgtattccctagactggtcttaccttcattaacagagagtcaggtaatataggatgtgtattccctagactggtcttaccttcattaacagagagtcaggtaatataggatgtgtattccctagactggtcttaccttcattaacagagagtcaggtaatatagatgtgtattccctagactggtcttaccttcattaacagagagtcaggtaatataggatgtgtattccctagactggtcttaccttcattaacagagagtcaggtaatataggatgtgtattccctagactggtcttaccttcattaacagagagtcaggtaatataggatgtgtattccctagactggtcttaccttcattaacagagagtcaggtaatataggatgtgtattccctagactggtcttaccttcattaacagagagtcaggtaatataggatgtgtattccctagactggtcttaccttcattaacagagagtcaggtaatataggatgtgtattccctagactggtcttaccttcattaacagagagtcaggtaatataggatgtgtattccctagactggtcttaccttcattaacagagagtcaggtaatataggatgtgtattccctagactggtcttaccttcattaacagagagtcaggtaatataggatgtgtattccctagactggtcttaccttcattaacagagagtcaggtaatataggatgtgtattccctagactggtcttaccttcattaacagagagtcaggtaatataggatgtgtattccctagactggtcttaccttcattaacagagagtcaggtaatataggatgtgtattccctagactggtcttaccttcattaacagagagtcaggtaatataggatgtgtattccctagactggtcttaccttcattaacagagagtcaggtaatataggatgtgtattccctagactggtcttaccttcattaacagagagtcaggtaatataggatgtgtattccctagactggtcttaccttcattaacagagagtcaggtaatataggatgtgtattccctagactggtcttaccttcattaacagagagtcaggtaatataggatgtgtattccctagactggtcttaccttcattaacagagagtcaggtaatataggatgtgtattccctagactggtcttaccttcattaacagagagtcaggtaatataggatgtgtattccctagactggtcttaccttcattaacagagagtcaggtaatataggatgtgtattccctagactggtcttaccttcattaacagagagtcaggtaatataggatgtgtattccctagactggtcttaccttcattaacagagagtcaggtaatataggatgtgtattccctagactggtcttaccttcattaacagagagtcaggtaatataggatgtgtattccctagactggtcttaccttcattaacagagagtcaggtaatataggaatgtgtattccctagactggtcttaccttcattaacagagagtcaggtaatataggatgtgtattccctagactggtcttaccttcattaacagagagtcaggtaatataGGATGTGTATTCCCTAGACTGGTCTTACCTTCATTAATGTTAATACAGATAGTATATAGGATGTGTATTCCCTAGACTGGTCTTACCTTCATtaacagagagtcaggtaatataGAATGTGTATTCCCTAGACAGGTCTTACCTTCATTACCAGAGTCAGGTAATATAGGATGTGTATTCCCTAGACTGGTCTTACCTTCATtaacagagagtcaggtaatataggatgtgtattccctagactggtcttaccttcattaacagagagtcaggtaatataggatgtgtattccctagactggtcttaccttcattaacagagagtcaggtaatataggatgtgtattccctagactggtcttaccttcattaacagagagtcaggtaatataGGATGTGTATTCCCTAGACTGGTCTTACCTTCATTCCTCTCTGGAAGTCTTGATATCCTCCATACAACGGCCTTGTGCAGGTGTTCATACTTAGCAACTCCAACATCGGCCTCCATCAGCGTTGGCGTTAATAGTCCCTGCGCAATCATTGTGATACGCTCTAAGCCTTTGATCTTACCAGGTTTACGAGTGGCTGACTTGAATGCACCATATCCAAAGCGCTTCTCATAGCGAAATAGGTACACCCATTGCTCTGGTATGGGGAAGCGGATTTCAATGTCCTCACATGGAAACTGGCCATGTTTTTTACTGAAGGAATGGTACCCCGTTACTAGAATGTCACAGCGTATTTCCACTTTAGAGTCTTTTAAAATTTGCTGAACTTTGAGCTGGAGTGGCAATTCTTTGTTTTCCCGTAGACGAACACGATATCTTAATAGTTCAAACTGACAAGCATCTAAAGGAtgaaattttatattgtttgttttttcaaattcatttctATCAACACAGCAGTGAAATTCAACATCTTCCAGACGAATCCACTCCTCTGTCTTAATGGGGATGATGTCATGGCGACCAACGACCTCTTTACCACGCCTCCGTTTGTCATTAAGCCCGAGTTCACATGTTGGCATGCCAGTGACAAAGGCAAGGAAGAAAGCCCTGACCCGAGCCTTTTGTTTGAGAACTCGACCCTGTTTGTCTAACTCTGCCTTGTATTCATCCCACACCTCAGCACAGGCCTCATCCTTAATGTATGTCAGAGTTTTCTCTCTACGAGCCTCCATGTTCATTAATGCATTCTCCACTTCTCTAACAAATGAGGAGATTTCTTCTTTGTCTAAACTACCAAATTTGAGCATCTCAGATACTTGTGGTGCATGAGCAAGAATCATGGTTGCCTTTGGTTTCTTAACAAATGCTGGTGTGATCCTTTCTGCCCGTAAACCGACCCTCTCCCTGTAGAAGATGTACTGGACCTTGACTGTGTAGATTTTACCATACTGATCATACTGCTGGAGCGACACCTCAGAGATAGAGTAACAGGGCTGGAGAATCAGCTCAGTGAAGGCATCATTGTCATCTTTTTCTTGGTACACCTTCAGGATTGGTCCATCCGTCTGCTTCACCAACTTCACATAGACCTGTTTCCAGAATCGGTTGGTTGTGAGCTTTTTCTTGGTGGGTTGTCTCAGCATCAGACTCCACATATCCTGGTCTGTCGAGGGATAGAAAGGCTCTAAAGGAGGGAGAGCTGCCAGTTCTTCTTCTGGAGTATTGTCCTCAGTGGAGAAGCTTGGCAGACTGTTCAAGTTACTGTCCTTCTCACGAGGAGTGTCATCTCCACCACGAATCTCAAATTCAGCAAAATTCTCTTCTGGAGGGGAATCCCTGTTGAAGGGGTTTTCCCTGGGGGGTTGGGGGGACCGTGGGGGTCTGGGAGGTGGTTTAAGGGCAGGTGGTGGTTCTGTTGATCTTAAAGACCCTAGACTATTTGGCTTCACTGGTTTTATCTCCAGCATGAATGTATTATCTTCATCGTCCTCATCTGGCTGAACTAGCTGGTCCTCTCCAGAGGTCGCCACTGCTGTGAAGGTGTCATCACCAGCTGGTTCTGACACCACCTGATCTGACTGACTCTCCTCTGCCTTCTGGGCAGACATTCCAAAAGGATCAAAATCATCCAGTGTTGGGGATTTCATAGTCTGTGGAGCACTTTCTTTAGCAGAATCACCAAGTAGAAAGCTGTCTATGTCTGAGAGCTGTCCTTGAGTGTTTGACACAGAGTCGTCTAGGAATGGGTTAGCGTTAGATGTTGTGGGGACTGTAGAAAACACAGCATTGGAATTATCCTGTAGAAATGGGTTATTGCTTGTAATAGTAGGAAAGCCATCATCAGAATCTCCAGGAAAATCTGATTTAGCCTCTGGAATTTTATCAATGGAAAAGAAATCCTCTTGAAATGGATTAGCATTTTGGCCTACTGTGTCAGTGGAGGCACTTCCCCAAATATTGGAAAATGCATCTTGTGAATATTGGGGCTGAGCAGCACATTTGGTTTCAAAGAAGTTGTCATCAAACAAGTCAGTGGTCATGCTGGTGTCTGACGTGAGGAATGGGTTGTTAGCAACTGCTGCTGTATCGGTACTACGAGGCTCTGGCTCATCAGCTTGGTCTGTCAGTACATCTTTAGGTGGATCTGCCACACCAAATCCCAAATTGTCATACACCTCTATTGGTAAAATATTGGAAAACCCTTCCTTTACATCTGTGCTGTCACTTTCTGTATCCTCAAAGCCTTGTATTAAGTCTGAAGAGGCACTGGCTGCTGTAGGAACAACAGATGATGGGAGAATGTCTTCATCTAACTGTGCAAAGGCATCAAAGTGAGAGGAAGCCTGTTCATCTGACAGGTTCACACTCCCTCCAAATGCCTGACTGAAGTCTATAGGCAGTGGAGCAGGAAAGTTTGTGTCTGGGGCTGGCACAGTATTAGAGTCACTTTGATTGAGGAAGTTTTGAGATGTAGGTGGGAGAAACTCTGATGAAGGTTGTGAGAGGATATCTGTGGTAGGTTTAGGTTGTGGTGCAGGTTCCTTGTTTACAGGCGGAAGAGGAGCTTTTTCCTTCACCTTTTTAGCAGAGAATGGATCTAGAGAATCAATGATGCTAGACTTTGATGCTGGTTTTTCAGAGGAAGAATCAAATGGATTGAGATCAGCCTGGGAAACTTCCTTCATTGTGTCCAGCTGTAGGAACTCATCCACCATACTACTTACAAAGGTCGAAGAAAGTGTTCCCATGGGGATCCGCTGGTCATCCTCCCAAGGGTCAAACCCCAGGGGAGTTGACCTTTGGGATGACCTTTCACTATGAGAAACTGTTCCAAACATCATGTCAGAGCCATCAAAGCTGCTACACATACTACTACCATGCTGAGATTCCCCGGTCGATGACAGAATATTATCTAGTCCTAGTAGGTCCTGGTTCATTAGATACGTAGAGTCAGCAGGAGCCTGGTCAGTGTCAGTTGAACCAGTGGTCAACCCCAAAAGGTCAGCCACTTCTTCTTTACCCCCTGTAGGGTCATCAGCCATCAGGCTCTCCATGCTGGTCCGTAGACTGTTAGCTGGAGGACAAGGGGTTCCCCGTGGTGACAGAGTTGGAGTGACTTTAAGGTTGGGAAAACTTGTCACACTGAGTTCGGAGTCCTGATCAGAAGATTTTACTTTATCTTTATTCACACCATGAGGGCTTGGAGGAATCAATGAAGACGTGTCATCAAAACTCGACCAGAAAGTTGCATCATCTTGTTTTTGGCGtttgtcattgtttgtgttattACCATTAGGAGTCTCTGAGTTGTCTGATGATAACTTATTCAAACTAGACTGTGTTTTCAGGACATTCTGTTTAATTCTATCCTGCATCTGCTGAAAGGCTTGCCAGTCATCTGACTTTTTATCAATACTAACATCTTTTTCTGAAACATCTTTCACATCATCAGGAAAAGTGTCTGTAAATGTGTCTTTGAGTGGATCTTTATGTGAATCCTTGGCAGCTTTACTGGATTTAGACTTGAAAGGTGACTTTAGAGGAGATTTCAGGGGAGACTTGAGCGGTGAGCGGAATGGAGACTTGGCACGTTTCTTTATAAATCCAAATGCCTTTGACTTGTCGTGTTGTTCAGACTTATCAGTGCTGTGATGGTCAACAGTGAGTTTATTAAAGTCTTCGGTGGTAGTAGGGGAGGTAACATCTACAAGGTTGGAGGATTCATCGAAGCTGGCAGACATCGCTACACTGGGgtctgtaacataaaaaaaaacacaacagtcTTAGTCCTCTGTTTATCATTGGGAATAGCTATGTTTGGTAATGTACAGTGAACATTACTATAAATAACATGCTTAAAAGAACTTAGACAATATAACATGTTTTTATTCACATAGAAGACCTGCTGATTTCTAATATTTGAGTGTTGTAGATTAAACTTAAATGTTCCTGGTcccaaaataattattataacacTATAAATCAAAGCCTCATGATATGTAAGAACATCAGAGAAAGTTGTGTTTTTACATTACAAAGTTTTCACAAGAGTACACTTGAACAATGGGATTATAAAAAGATGTGCCAGGATCATGGGCCTCCGATCAATTGTATaatgtcatcattgtcaacAACTGTACATATAGTATAACACTACTGGCTATATTGATATAAACCAACAGTCTTTTTTTCCACACAACTAGATTTCTtagtttttaatatatattaattactcCTCTTAAACCACAGAAATCATACAATGAGGGTGTAGCTATATTTACTGTGTACAGCTACTGTATATTTTCCACAAATCGTGCATAGTTAAATCCAGGAAGTCGGTTTACAGTTATGTTATCCATCCACTATTTAGGAATCCACATTTAGAGGCAAGTGctatataaatatcacaactaACTGGAGTCTACAAGTTCTTTTATAAAGTTACATATCAGAACAGGATGGCTTCATtttacaacacaacaaaatggTTTCTGTTAGCGTGCCTTgataaatacaacaaaacaaaaaggcTTCCATTTACTACAGGGCATATATCTCTCCAGTACTTACAGCAAATTTCTGTCTTATTACAACAGGGAAAtatgtttctttattttctaTGTGGCAAATATCTCCCTTTTTATTACAGGACAAATATCTCTCTATTGACACCATGACAAACAGGCCAGAACAAGCATCTGGACAACATCTCTCCTTTTACCACTGACAAACTTTACTATAGGACAAAGAGCTCTCTATCCACAGGACAAACTTTACTATAGGACAAAGAGCTCTCTATCCACAGAACAAACTTTACTATAGGACAAAAAGCTCTCCATCTACAAGACAAAATTTACTATAGGACAAAGAGCTCTCCATCTACAAGACAAAATTTACAATAGAACACAGAGCTCTCTATCCACAGGACAAAATTTAATATAGGGCAAAGAGCCCTCCATTAAATACAGAACAAACACCTTTACATTTtctaatttaaaagaaaatagcTGCCTTTATAAACTATCCATTATATAAATGCTTTATGATCTAAACAAACAGCACTAAGAACAATGTGTTAGGtgaaatgttatgaatattttataaagttGGTAGGATGTT
This genomic window contains:
- the LOC138319318 gene encoding protein stoned-B-like; this translates as MSASFDESSNLVDVTSPTTTEDFNKLTVDHHSTDKSEQHDKSKAFGFIKKRAKSPFRSPLKSPLKSPLKSPFKSKSSKAAKDSHKDPLKDTFTDTFPDDVKDVSEKDVSIDKKSDDWQAFQQMQDRIKQNVLKTQSSLNKLSSDNSETPNGNNTNNDKRQKQDDATFWSSFDDTSSLIPPSPHGVNKDKVKSSDQDSELSVTSFPNLKVTPTLSPRGTPCPPANSLRTSMESLMADDPTGGKEEVADLLGLTTGSTDTDQAPADSTYLMNQDLLGLDNILSSTGESQHGSSMCSSFDGSDMMFGTVSHSERSSQRSTPLGFDPWEDDQRIPMGTLSSTFVSSMVDEFLQLDTMKEVSQADLNPFDSSSEKPASKSSIIDSLDPFSAKKVKEKAPLPPVNKEPAPQPKPTTDILSQPSSEFLPPTSQNFLNQSDSNTVPAPDTNFPAPLPIDFSQAFGGSVNLSDEQASSHFDAFAQLDEDILPSSVVPTAASASSDLIQGFEDTESDSTDVKEGFSNILPIEVYDNLGFGVADPPKDVLTDQADEPEPRSTDTAAVANNPFLTSDTSMTTDLFDDNFFETKCAAQPQYSQDAFSNIWGSASTDTVGQNANPFQEDFFSIDKIPEAKSDFPGDSDDGFPTITSNNPFLQDNSNAVFSTVPTTSNANPFLDDSVSNTQGQLSDIDSFLLGDSAKESAPQTMKSPTLDDFDPFGMSAQKAEESQSDQVVSEPAGDDTFTAVATSGEDQLVQPDEDDEDNTFMLEIKPVKPNSLGSLRSTEPPPALKPPPRPPRSPQPPRENPFNRDSPPEENFAEFEIRGGDDTPREKDSNLNSLPSFSTEDNTPEEELAALPPLEPFYPSTDQDMWSLMLRQPTKKKLTTNRFWKQVYVKLVKQTDGPILKVYQEKDDNDAFTELILQPCYSISEVSLQQYDQYGKIYTVKVQYIFYRERVGLRAERITPAFVKKPKATMILAHAPQVSEMLKFGSLDKEEISSFVREVENALMNMEARREKTLTYIKDEACAEVWDEYKAELDKQGRVLKQKARVRAFFLAFVTGMPTCELGLNDKRRRGKEVVGRHDIIPIKTEEWIRLEDVEFHCCVDRNEFEKTNNIKFHPLDACQFELLRYRVRLRENKELPLQLKVQQILKDSKVEIRCDILVTGYHSFSKKHGQFPCEDIEIRFPIPEQWVYLFRYEKRFGYGAFKSATRKPGKIKGLERITMIAQGLLTPTLMEADVGVAKYEHLHKAVVWRISRLPERNEGAYKSHLFRMTLEFGPHDEIPDKFEQHAEVEFTMPSCTVSQSQVRSISVENPNPPDKWVRYIAKYQYRIEIDHINEVTKGSPGSDG